The DNA sequence TGCTGTCGGTTCGTGCCGCCCGGGAAGCGCAATGGACCCCGCACAAAACATGCGGGGTCCATTGAAACCGGCTGTCACAGTACAGAATGTGCCGCCGGCCTGCGTATCGAAATAACCAGTGTGAGCTGCGGGTCCAGTTGGAAGATCTTCCACCAGAAGCGCCCCGATCTTGCCAGGACCTGAGCTTGAAAGCACCGCAATCACGTCCCGTTCATTTGAAAGTTTGCGGGGCTCGCGGAGGCCGTCCCGGCTGAGCTTCAGTGAAGCCGCCTATGTGCGGCCCAAATTGTCCGATTAGGTACTGTGGCGTCCCCGTGCCTAATAAAGGAACTCGTGCTGGCCGACCTCGCCGCGCCTCTGGGCAACTTTCATAGCAACTCGAACCGCCTTAACACGGATGTAGTTGAACGTCCTCACGACTTCTCCCGGGGACGCGTTGGTATTCAGGGACCACGTAACGAGGTCGTCGTATTCCTTGCGCGCCTCTACGTCCTCAGGTAGGGAACTCTCGGCCAAAGAAGCCATGTATGCGTCGGCAAGGCTATGGCAGTGCTCACCGGTGTAGTGGTTTTTCAAAAAGCCAGCTTCCATGGCCGCGGCCAGTTCGGCACAACGAGCGTCTGGATTCATTCCTGGGACGCTCTCTCCGGGGTGTCTGCCGCGTCTCGCTTCCGCGACTTGAACAAACCAGCAACCTTTCCACCCGCCGCGCCGGTGGCGCCGGCCAGCGCACCACCAAGGCCTTTGACCGCGGACAGGGCCTGCGGTTCATCCGGAATACCGTCGCCGTCAACATCCACGGCACGGAACGGGCGGGACACCGCAGCGGCAGCGCTTGCCACCCCCGAGCCCACGGCGGAGGCACCGGTTGCCACCCCTTCTCCAACTGTGCTGGCCGTCCCAGTGATCCAGCTTCCCGTGGACTTCGCAGCATCCTCCAAGGCTGCAAGTGCCCGGTTGGGTTCGGACTCCTGGTCCTCGGCGTCGGACAACTCAATATGCAGGGCAAGGTGAGCCGGGAACTCCGCCGGAGCCTCAGGGAATGCTTTACGGGCGGACTCAACGACGTCCCGGCCAAACACGAAACGGCTCACGCCTCCAGTCAGCGCACCCACGCCATATTCGATCGCCGTCTGATGTTTTCCGTTCAAGGTTTCCCGCACCGTGTCCAGCTGACCCGTCTGCATGGTCCGGACGAGGCTTTGCGCGGCGCCGCTGGGCAGGGTATCAGCCAGGGTAGTCGCCCAGTGGGACCAATCCCCGCTGGCAGCCGCGAATTTGTGGCCAACGCCCACCACACCGTCGGGGGAAGTCTCCGCGACGTCCTTGGCCATGATGGCAATTTGCTCCTGGCTTACCCGCTCATTGGTCAGCCCGTAGACCAGGGCATGGGCCTGGTCCTGGTCAAGGGCCTTCCCGTGGATGTCAGCGAGGGCCAGGCCGAAGATCGCCGTCAGCTCGAATTGGAGCTGCTGATCCCCGGCAGGGAGCAGTGCAGCGATCCGGTTGGCGCCGCTTTTCGCCGCGCCCATGGCCATGTTCTTGGCAGCGACCTTGGCCGCCTCTTTGGCGGTTACCTGTACGGTCTTCTTGGCGGCCTGCTTGCCTGCGGTCTTGATACCGGCGGCTGCAACTCCGCCGCCCGGAATGAGGGCAATTCCAACTTCCGCGGCGATCGACCCAGCGGTGATCGCGGCCCCTGCAGCCGTGATTGACGTGCTGTAGTGGCGTTCGAGCAACCTAATAACCTCCGCAGGTGTCGCCTCCGGACGCCGGCGCCGAATCCGCATGACGTACTTGCGCGCAATTGAGTGACGGGCACTAACCGCCTTCGCGATGTCTGCGTTTGCTTCCTCGTCATCCAACTGGGTCTCCAGCGTGACAGCTTCGCTCTCAATCATTTACGTTGTCCCCCTCTAAACCACAGGCTCAACCCTGAGCCCTTCTATCAACGCTGCAATTCAAGTACGCGGCAAAGGAGCCAAGGCTCCTCGGCGCGCCGTCATCAGTGTCCCGCATGAGGCGGCAACATCGTGCCCGCCACGCTGCACCGGCCTCCGCCGGGCAGAGTGCACGGGCGGAAGCGAGCTTATCCCGGGATTTGGATCCGTGCAGCTTCCTGCAGCAGCGGATCAGAAATGATGACGGTGGCAGCTCCCGGTGCAATATCGAAAGCGATGTTTCCCCGTGCCTTGTCGCCGGGAAGAATCTCGCCGGAGCCGAGCTGGTTGTCGGCAAACAGGCTCATGTCGGCTTTACGTCCGTTTTGATCCTTTGCCGAGAAGTAGAGCGGGTTGGAGCTGGTTTTGCCAGATTCCGTTTCCCAAAGCACGTCCAGGAGCAGGTAGGTGCCGTTCTTTGATGGTGTGGCGAAGGCGCCGTTGGTGACAGAGTCGGTGCGGACGGCGGACACAACGGTGACCCTGGCGACGTTGCCGTTGCGCATCTTCACGGAGAACGGAACGCCGACAGCAGGTGCCGCGGGAGCAGCAGGAGCGGACGACGGCGGTGCTGCCGCCCCCGGGGCGGCAGGAGCAGCGGCGGCCGGGGCCGTTGCTTCGGCAGAGGCTGTAGTTGAGGCAATCGGGCTGGAGTCCGCGGCCGGCTTGCTGCCGCCGGCGCATGAGCCCACGAGAATGCCGAGCAGCAGGACGCCGGCCGGGAGGACGAAGCGCTTCTTTTTGTAGAAGGCGCGCTTGGCAAGTGCCGGAGCTGCCGGCGGGGTGGGAAATGCAAAGTTCTGGTCAGTCATGGTGGTGCCTTTCGAGAGTGGGTGCTGCGGTTGTTACTGCTTTTCCCATTTGCCGCAGCGGGTTGAGTTGAAGTCCTGGCCCGGGGAGAGGGTGACGACGGGCCGGCCGCCGCCGGGGATGTCGTTTTCGATGATCTTGCTGCCGTTGGTGCCGGACTGGTAGATGCCCCAGTAGCAGGTGGAACCGACGGCTGCTGCGGCGCGGTAGGTGCCGGGTTCGATGTCGGAGCCCACGGTCCAGGTGCCGTCGGCCACAGTGTTGGCGGCCTTGGCCTTTTCGGCGCCGGTTACCGCGTCCTCGCGTTTCTTGACGGCGGCCTCGACAGCCTTCACCGCAGCATCAGCCTTGGACACTTCGGCTTCGCGGGCCGAGACCGTGGACTCGCGGCCTGTGATGCCGTTCTGCAGGGTGTCGTACTTGCCCTTCAGCGATGCGTAGCTGGACAGGGCCGCGTCACGTTCCGTCTCAACGGTGGACTTTTCGCCGGCGAGGGACTTATAGGCCGGGCTCGCCTTTGGGTCTGGCAGCGCCGTTCCGACGGCAACCCCGCTGGCGAAGAGGACGACGGCGGCGCCCGCTACAAGGACGCGCTTCTTCCGTCGGGGCTTCGCTGCCGGAGCAGCATGGCTGCTTGCGGGATCAGTGAAGACTTCCTCGATGGACGCCTCATGCGACCCTGGACCTGGACTGGTTGGAGTGTTGGCCATGTTCTCTTCCTTTGTTCGTGGATGACCGCTAAACGGCGGCGGGATCCTGCTCCCCCAATGTGCGGTTTCCCGCCGCCGCCGCAGCTCCGGAAGATTCCTTCGTGGCTGCAGAACGAACGTACGACCAGGCCAGATATGGCAGGCGTGAAGATGCTGATAACCCCCCTTATCAGCCGCAAAGGGGGAATGTCAGCGTCGGTCGCTAGGCTGATGAACGATCACGACTGATGGGGGCAGTAATGGAAGTAACAGGTACGGCGCTGCGCATGTCACTGTCCGACATCGCCGCCCTGGCGCAAGTGCAACGCCCGGTTGTCTCCATGTGGCGCAAGCGCAGCAGCAGCACCGCATTGCCGTTCCCCGCAGCGAAGGGACATCTCAACGGCGTCGAACTGTTCGACGCCGTTGAAGTCACCGCATGGCTCCACGCAACCGGGCGGGGGAATAATCCCGAGGCGCGTAACGACGTCGCCATTTTTGCCCGCCTGGCCTCCCCTGCATCGGAAGCTCCCCGGGACAGCCGGCAGACCTTCGATGGGCTCACCTCCCTGCTGACGCTAAAGGTCATCAGCGGGCAGAGCCTCGGCCGCATGAGTGCAGCCCAGCTTTTGGACGCCGCTGACGAAGCAGACCCCGACGACGTTTTCCTCTATACCGAGCTCGAGGCGCTTGGTTCCGCCTTGACGGGGCTCGCCAGTTTCGCGGACAGGCTCGCGGACAGCGCGTTCAGTGCCCCCGCAGCCTTCGAAAAGCTGCTGGCCCACCGGTTCAAGGAGGGCCTCCGCGAACAGTCGGACACTGCACTCACAGACGCTGCGCTCAAGCTTGTCGGCGCGGCAGCCAGGGAGCTGGCAGCCACACTGGACGGCAGGCCCGTCTACGTCGACTCGACGCCAGGCGGAAGCGACGTGATGCTCCGCATTGCGCAGCAGGCCGGGGAAACAACGGCGGCTACTTTCCTGGCAGCTGACCTCGACGGCGGCGCGTCACGGCTTGCCCGCAGGCGCCTGGCAGTGCACGGTACAGACAACGCTCCCGTGAAGATCGACTCCAACGGCGCCTTCGCCGTCAGCGGTCCCGCGGTGCACGTGGCCCAGTATCCGGCCCCGGGAAATCCTGAGGCAGACACGACGGGCATCCTGTCCGGCATCGAGAACATCGCGCTGCAGATGGACGACTCCCAGAGGGCCGTCATAATTGCCCCCGCCCGCGTCCTCTGCGATGCGCTGTCGGGCGAGGCAGGAAACCTCCGCTCCGATCTGCTGCGCTCCGGCCGGTTGCGAGCCATCGTCAAGTTGCAGCCGGGACTCTTGCGGGCCAAGCCCCGCGAGCCCCAGGCGCTGTGGGTGCTGGGCCCCTCATATGCGGACGTTCCCATCGCAGACCGCTGGACCATGGTTGCCGACGTCAGCACCACCGCCTTGACCCTTGATGTGAGCCAGGACCTCATCAGCGACGTTGCCGCCTCGATGGGTGACAGGGCCACCATCCGCGCCCACTCCTTCCGGTTCGCCCGGCTGGTGCAGACCCGCATCCTGCTGGCCCGCCACGGCTCGCTGGTGAAGGGAGCGGCTGCGAAAAGTTCGACGGCGGCACCCTGCGCTGAAGCTGCGCTCCGGATCGAGGAACTGCTCCATGCCCTGTCATCCCCCGCCTCCGGGTCGTTGCTCCCCGCCGTCGAAGCCAACGGCCCCGGCGACCGGCTCCATCCGGCAGCCGTCCAGGACCTTCTCAATGCCGGAAACCTGAAGTACGTCAAAGGGGTCCGTCTGCAGGCAGAACACATCAACCTCCGCGCCGGCAGCAGGATCCTCGGCCGCGAGGAACTGCTGGAACCACACGGCGGCCGGCCCCGCTTCATCGCCCTGCTGGACTTTGCCGCCAAATACCCTGCCGGGCGCCTCACCGAACCGGGCGACGTCATCTTCTGTACCAGCCCGCGTCCCGCCGCGATGGTCGATACGGAGGGCGGCGCCGTCGTCGTCTTCCCTGCCCGGATCCTGAGGATAGACCGCGGCGACCCCGGCGGCCTGGTGCCGGACGTCGTGGCTGCGGACATCAACGTGCGGCCGGACGCGGACAAAAACTGGCGGACCTGGCAGCTGCGCCGGAGCCCTGACCGGCAGCGCCGGCCGCTCGCCACCGCGCTCGGAGCCCTGCAACACGAGCAGGCCCGCGCGCGTGAACGACTCAAACAACTCGAAGAACTCGCTACCCTGATTACGGACGGCGTAGCGGGCGGAAGCCTCACCCTGACAGACCCTATGACCCACGCCGGACCAGAAGAAGGAACTGAATAATGCCCCCGAAAGCGAAGGTGGACCTCGCCCCGTCCACCATGAAGGAACTCAAGGACACACTCTGGAAGGCAGCGGACAAGCTCCGCGGCTCGATGGATGCCTCGCAGTACAAGGACGTGATCCTGGGGCTGGTGTTCCTGAAGTATGTGTCGGACGCGTTCGAGGAGCGGCGGGAGCAGATCCAGGCCGAGCTGGAAGCGGACGGGCTCAACGAGGAGCAGATCGCCCAGCTGATCGACGACGTGGACGAGTACACCGGCCGCGGCGTGTTCTGGGTATCGCCCCGGGCACGCTGGACCTACCTTGCGGAGAACGCCAAGGGCCTGGATGCCGTGGACGGCGCGGCGCCCAAGTCCATCGGGCTGCTCATTGATGAAGCGATGGACCTCATCATGACCGACAACAAGTCCCTGGCCGCCACGCTCCCCAAGATCTACAACCGGGACAACGTTGACCAGCGCCGTCTGGGCGAGCTGCTTGACCTGTTCAACTCCGCGCGTTTCACGGGGCAGGGCGCCAGCAAGGCCCGCGACCTGCTGGGCGAGGTGTACGAGTACTTCCTGGAGAAGTTCGCCAAGGCCGAAGGCAAGCGCGGCGGCGAGTTCTACACCCCGGCCGGCGTGG is a window from the Arthrobacter sp. NicSoilC5 genome containing:
- a CDS encoding DUF4352 domain-containing protein; the encoded protein is MTDQNFAFPTPPAAPALAKRAFYKKKRFVLPAGVLLLGILVGSCAGGSKPAADSSPIASTTASAEATAPAAAAPAAPGAAAPPSSAPAAPAAPAVGVPFSVKMRNGNVARVTVVSAVRTDSVTNGAFATPSKNGTYLLLDVLWETESGKTSSNPLYFSAKDQNGRKADMSLFADNQLGSGEILPGDKARGNIAFDIAPGAATVIISDPLLQEAARIQIPG